Part of the Sphingopyxis sp. 113P3 genome, ATCGCGGCCTTGTGCATCCGTCCGTTAAGCACATAATGCGCAACGCCGGCTTGCATCCCTGCGGCCTGCGCGTCGTCGATCTCGCGTACCCGGCGCGCGGGCGCTCCTGCCCATAGCTCGCGCGAGGGGATTTCCTTATGCTCGGTCAAGAGCGCGCCCGCTGCAAGCATCGCGTCACTTCCGATGCGGCAGCCGTTCATCACCGTCGCCTTCAATCCGACGAATGCTCGGTCGGCGAGTGTGCAGCCGTGCACCATCGCGAGATGACCGATGAGCACATCTTCGCCGATGATCGTCGGATAGCCGTCCGGGCGATGGGGCATCGGGCCGTCGCAGTGGACAATGCTGCCATCCTGGATATTGCTCCGCGCTCCCACGCGGATGTGGCTGACATCGGCGCGCAGCACGCAATTGTACCAGATGCTGACATCTGGCCCGATTTCTACATCGCCAATGATGCGGCACCCGGGGGCAATGAAGGCGCTGGGATCGATCCGCGGCGTCTTGCCATTCACGCTGATGATAGAAATGTCGCTGCGGGTCATTCGCGGCCTCCGATAAGATGTTTCCAGAGCAGGACGGGCAGCGTCGAGGCATAATCGTCGGTCCAGCGATCGAAATGCGCCCGCCCCTCCAGAGGCACCCAGGCGCCGTCTTCCTGCGCTTCGTCGCGCGGTCTGAGACCGCCGGTCAACTGATCCATACGCTCTTTCCTCGCGGTGAGCGCGACCCAGTTCGAAGCAGTGAGCGCGCTGTAGCTATCGTCGTGCCCCGCCGGGTCCATGCGAATCGCCGCCGCCCACCCACGCGCCTTTGCCTCCGTCGCGAGCACGGGTTCAAGATCAAAGAAGCGGTTCGAGATATGAATGACGAGAATGCCGTCGGGTTTGAGCGCGCGGGCGTAGATGCCGATCGCTTCCTTCGTCAGCAGGTGAAGCGGGATCGCATCGGACGAGAA contains:
- a CDS encoding gamma carbonic anhydrase family protein, whose product is MTRSDISIISVNGKTPRIDPSAFIAPGCRIIGDVEIGPDVSIWYNCVLRADVSHIRVGARSNIQDGSIVHCDGPMPHRPDGYPTIIGEDVLIGHLAMVHGCTLADRAFVGLKATVMNGCRIGSDAMLAAGALLTEHKEIPSRELWAGAPARRVREIDDAQAAGMQAGVAHYVLNGRMHKAAIEER